A genomic region of Elephas maximus indicus isolate mEleMax1 chromosome 10, mEleMax1 primary haplotype, whole genome shotgun sequence contains the following coding sequences:
- the FKBP3 gene encoding peptidyl-prolyl cis-trans isomerase FKBP3 isoform X2 — protein sequence MAADVPQRAWTVEQLRSEQLPKKDIIKFLQSHGSDSFLAEHKLLGNIKNVAKTANKEHLVTAYNHLFETKGPPKYTKSVLKKGDKTNFPKKGDVVHCWYTGTLQDGTVFDTNIQTSSKKKKNAKPLSFKVGVGKVIRGWDEALLTMSKGEKARLEIEPEWAYGKKGQPDAKIPPNAKLIFEVELVDID from the exons ATGGCGGCGGACGTTCCACAGCGAGCATGGACCGTGGAGCAACTGCGCAGCGAGCAACTGCCCAAGAAGGATATTATCAAGTTTCTGCAGAGTCATGGTTCAGATTCG TTTCTTGCAGAACATAAGCTATTAGGAAACATTAAAAATGTGGCTAAGACAGCTAACAAGGAACATCTGGTTACAGCTTATAACCATCTTTTTGAAACTAAG GGTccaccaaaatacacaaaatctgTTCTTAAAAAGGGAGATAAAACCAACTTTCCCAAAAAGGGAGATGTTGTTCACTGTTGGTATACAGGAACACTACAGGATGGGACTGTTTTTGATACTAATATTCAAACAA gttcaaagaagaagaaaaatgccaAGCCTTTAAGTTTTAAGGTTGGAGTTGGCAAAGTAATCAGAGGA TGGGATGAAGCACTCCTTACTATGAGTAAGGGAGAAAAGGCTCGACTAGAGATTGAACCTGAATGGGCTTATGGGAAGAAAGGACAGCCTGATGCCAA AATTCCACCAAATGCAAAACTCATTTTTGAAGTGGAATTAGTGGATATTGATTGA
- the FKBP3 gene encoding peptidyl-prolyl cis-trans isomerase FKBP3 isoform X1, whose amino-acid sequence MAADVPQRAWTVEQLRSEQLPKKDIIKFLQSHGSDSFLAEHKLLGNIKNVAKTANKEHLVTAYNHLFETKRFKGTESINKVSEQVKNVKVNDDKPKETKSEETLEEGPPKYTKSVLKKGDKTNFPKKGDVVHCWYTGTLQDGTVFDTNIQTSSKKKKNAKPLSFKVGVGKVIRGWDEALLTMSKGEKARLEIEPEWAYGKKGQPDAKIPPNAKLIFEVELVDID is encoded by the exons ATGGCGGCGGACGTTCCACAGCGAGCATGGACCGTGGAGCAACTGCGCAGCGAGCAACTGCCCAAGAAGGATATTATCAAGTTTCTGCAGAGTCATGGTTCAGATTCG TTTCTTGCAGAACATAAGCTATTAGGAAACATTAAAAATGTGGCTAAGACAGCTAACAAGGAACATCTGGTTACAGCTTATAACCATCTTTTTGAAACTAAG CGTTTCAAAGGTACTGAAAGTATAAATAAGGTGTCAGAGCAGGTGAAAAATGTGAAGGTTAATGATGACAAACCCAAAGAAACCAAgtctgaagagactctggaagag GGTccaccaaaatacacaaaatctgTTCTTAAAAAGGGAGATAAAACCAACTTTCCCAAAAAGGGAGATGTTGTTCACTGTTGGTATACAGGAACACTACAGGATGGGACTGTTTTTGATACTAATATTCAAACAA gttcaaagaagaagaaaaatgccaAGCCTTTAAGTTTTAAGGTTGGAGTTGGCAAAGTAATCAGAGGA TGGGATGAAGCACTCCTTACTATGAGTAAGGGAGAAAAGGCTCGACTAGAGATTGAACCTGAATGGGCTTATGGGAAGAAAGGACAGCCTGATGCCAA AATTCCACCAAATGCAAAACTCATTTTTGAAGTGGAATTAGTGGATATTGATTGA